The Collinsella aerofaciens genomic interval GTGAGCAATATCGTTCAATTTTGAAACACTCGGTCGTGCGACCGTCGGCGGTTGCACGTCGCCGCGGACAGGGGCAAATCATGGATAGCAATGCTAAGCTGAACATCTTGACCGATGCCCTAGCTGCTGCCGGGGCCTCGGCATTGGCAATCGATGCGCGTGGGGACGTCGCGATCTCGACCATGAATGACGCGGCGCTTGAGCGGGATGTGGCGGCTTTTGTCGCTGAGCGTCTCGACCGTATAGGAGACGGCGCGCGTCTGGTTATGGGGCGTGAGGGTACGCGCCTGAGCCTGACCGTTCGCCCCACCGACAAAGAGGGCGGGAGGCTTTGGGTCGTTGTGGTCCGCGAGGTGCGCGGTGCCGCGGCGCATGCGGGCATCGAGTGGCTCAACGCCGACGAAGTTGAGGTCCGCTATGAATCGAGCGCGTACGGCATCGTTGAGGGGGCGGCCTCGGTGGCTGCGCCGGTTGCCGAGAGTTACGCGCGCGGTGTGCCCCTTATGCTCGAGGGCGAGCTGGGAGCGGGTCAGGTCGAGATCGCCAAGCGCCTCTATCTGGACGGTCCTTTTGCCGGTCAGCCCTTTGTTTCCGTCGCGCTCGATGAACTCACCGATCGCGGTTGGCGCCATGTGCTCAAAAGCGCCGAATCGCCGCTGTTCCAAACGGGGCTGACCCTTTGCATTGAGGACTGGAATGCGGTTGGTCCCCAACGCCTTCGCGAGCTCGTTTCCACGATGGCCGACACCGCGTTGGCGACGCGCTGCCATGTGGTGCTGACGGCGAATGACATGCCGGGCGGCAGCGAAAGTGATCAAGCCGCTTTTGTGACCGAGCGCTTCGCCTGTGCGGTGAGCGTGGCGCCGGCAATCGCCGAGCAGGGAGCCGCGTCGAAGAAGGTTGCGCGCTATTTGGAATATCTCGCTGACGCATTTGGGACGTCAGCGCCCACGCTGTCTGCCGCGGCGGCGAAGACGCTCGATGCTTACCGCTGGCCGCGCAATTATCTGCAGCTCCGCGAGGTCTCGGAACGACTGTATATATTGGTGGGGGCGGGCACGGTGGACCGCACTGTGGCGGAGGAAGTGCTCGCCCAAGAGGACGTGATTAAGACCGCAACCTTTGGCGCCCCGACACTCGAAAGTGACCTGTATATCCTGCGACCGCTGGCCGATACCGAGCGAGATATCGCGCATCTGGTTGTAGACCATCTCCACGGCAACCGAACCCGTGCGGCGGAGGTGCTGGGCATAAGCCGTACAACGCTGTGGCGCTTGCTGAAGGACGATGACCGTTGAGCGAGGCGCCCGTGACCGCGCGCGACGCGTGTGCTACAGTCCAAAGCGTTATTGTTTCGATTTGGTTACGGCGTGCGAGGGCATATGGCTGAGACTTCAAAACCGAGCCGCAGAAGGCGGAGCGCCGCGCCGGTTAACCGACGCACGACATCGGTGACGTGGGGCAAACACGCCTCGGGGTTTGATGGCTCGTTCAAGCGCACTAAATACGGCTATCCTTCGGCAAGCGCCCGCTTGGCAATGCAGGCAGAGTCCTCGCTGTGGGGCCGCAAACGCGTGGTGGGCTCAAAGCTCAAGCACGACGGAACGCTCGGCTACATCAGCCGCGGGGCGGCTCGCCGCAGCGGGCTCAATCCCGCCGGCTGGCATCGCTACGTGCCGATCGTGGCCGCCGTTGCAGTGATCGTCATCGCACTCGCTGCGCTTGGCTACGCCGGCGGTGGCGCCAACTTGGACGCAATGTTTAAATCGCCCGAGCTCGCGCATGCAGGCACAGAAGTTATCGAGGGCGCTCAGACCCAGACGGGTGTCGCGCCCCAGCGCGGTATCGTTGCGGCGGCCTCCACCATCGCCGATGCGCAAAAGGACGAGGACGAACAAGGCAGCGAAGCCGAAACGGCCCAGACGAACGAAACGACGACAACTCAAATATCAACATAGCTTGCCGGCAGAAGGGGACGTTCCTTTTCTGCCGGCAGTTTAGGACACTCCTGCGCTACCTAACGTACACCACGTTGTCGCGGCGCGGCTTTGCCTCGGGCAGCGTGTCCTCGGCGTAGCCAAGAATGCAGTTACCGACACCGCGCAGGCTGCCGTTGGCGGGCAGGCCCCAGCTGGCCAGCAGCTCCAGGCCCTCGGGCGAGTCAAAGACCTCATGCGCGCGGTGAATCCAGCACGAATCGACACCCAGTGCATAGGCGGCGTTGAGCAAGTTGCCCATGGCGAGCGAGCCGTCTTCCAGATGTGTGGGCACGCTGCGGTCAACCAGCACCACCACAACGGTCTTGGCGCCATAGAAGGGGTCGCTGTTGCTGCCCATGACCTGGGCGTTGAGCTGTGAGAGACGCTCGACGGTCGCGGGGTCAGTGACGGCGACAAACGTCACCGGCTGACGGCCCATGCCGCTCGGTGCATATTGGCCGGCTTCGATAATACGTGCAAGCTTTTCGGCCTCGACGGGACGATCGCTGTAGTTGCGGCAGCTGCGACGGTGAATGAGTGCTTCGATAGTCTCCATGGTGTCTCCTTGCGGTGGCGTTGCAGATGCCTCGTTCATACCCGCCGGGCTTAAACGATAGACGGTCAATTGCCCGGCCAAAAGGATAGATTCCAATTGGGAAAGTAGGTTTGCATAAAAGTACCTTCAGAATGTGACAAACAAATGGGATGGTTAAACGTTTTATCCCGTCTACCCTGCGGTTTTTTACCACTTGCCTAAATGACGAACGCATAACCTCTGATAAAGGTTTTACTAAAGGAGTACCAACGTTTATCAATGCGCCGTGGTGGCGCCGGGCCAGGAGGTAACATCATGTTCCAGGCTGGAGATGTCGTCGAGACCGATTTCGAAGGATTTCTGAAGCTGCTGCGTTCCAAGACGCGCGCTTTCGTGTCGATCAACGATCACGAGTACTACATCACGCACACCGATGGCTATTGGCGTGTTCAGGATTGCGAGGCCCTCAACGACAAGGGCCACTTTACTGACTGCTCCGAGCTGGTCAACACGGTCTGCGAGGTCGTCGAGCTGCCGTGGATTGCCGGCAAGAGCCTGCATGACAGCTTCTCGGGCGCTACGGTCTATGAGGCCGTCGCCGCTTAACAGGCAATAAAACTCGATTTTCACGTGACCGCTGGCGCCGCCCCCGCGCCGGCGGTCTTTTTCTGCCGATAGGCCATAAAAATGTACGCATTTGCGGAGAGGCTGTTGACGATAGTCAAAACTCGGACTAATCTAGAGACACAAAATTGGTCAAAAATCGGACAATCGAATGGTGGGATAGATGAATAGTGCGGTTGCACTGGTCGACTTCGACCGGTTGCTCAATGGACTCGACCATATCTATTCGGAGTTCTCGCGCGCCTGCGGCCTTTCGGACTGCGCTTACTGGATGCTCGTCGATACCAGCACGGCGGGCGGCAGTATTGCCGTAAGCCGTCTGACAAGCGAATGGTTCTACAGCAAGCAGACCATCAACTCGGCAATTAAAACCTTGACGGCGCGGGGCTTCGCAACGTTGGAGTTTGCCGAAGGCAGCCGTAAGAACAAGGTTGTGAGCCTGACCGAAGAGGGCAGGCGATTTGCCGAGCGTTATGCGCTGCCGGCACTCAAGGCCGAGCAGCGAGCCTTTGGCGCGCTTGAGCCGTGTGAGCAGCG includes:
- a CDS encoding MarR family winged helix-turn-helix transcriptional regulator produces the protein MNSAVALVDFDRLLNGLDHIYSEFSRACGLSDCAYWMLVDTSTAGGSIAVSRLTSEWFYSKQTINSAIKTLTARGFATLEFAEGSRKNKVVSLTEEGRRFAERYALPALKAEQRAFGALEPCEQREIMRLIGKFSQVLGDECETFKQQVAAASQMQDRREGESCDC
- a CDS encoding nitroreductase family protein, which codes for METIEALIHRRSCRNYSDRPVEAEKLARIIEAGQYAPSGMGRQPVTFVAVTDPATVERLSQLNAQVMGSNSDPFYGAKTVVVVLVDRSVPTHLEDGSLAMGNLLNAAYALGVDSCWIHRAHEVFDSPEGLELLASWGLPANGSLRGVGNCILGYAEDTLPEAKPRRDNVVYVR
- a CDS encoding helix-turn-helix domain-containing protein gives rise to the protein MDSNAKLNILTDALAAAGASALAIDARGDVAISTMNDAALERDVAAFVAERLDRIGDGARLVMGREGTRLSLTVRPTDKEGGRLWVVVVREVRGAAAHAGIEWLNADEVEVRYESSAYGIVEGAASVAAPVAESYARGVPLMLEGELGAGQVEIAKRLYLDGPFAGQPFVSVALDELTDRGWRHVLKSAESPLFQTGLTLCIEDWNAVGPQRLRELVSTMADTALATRCHVVLTANDMPGGSESDQAAFVTERFACAVSVAPAIAEQGAASKKVARYLEYLADAFGTSAPTLSAAAAKTLDAYRWPRNYLQLREVSERLYILVGAGTVDRTVAEEVLAQEDVIKTATFGAPTLESDLYILRPLADTERDIAHLVVDHLHGNRTRAAEVLGISRTTLWRLLKDDDR